One window of the Nocardia huaxiensis genome contains the following:
- the moaCB gene encoding bifunctional molybdenum cofactor biosynthesis protein MoaC/MoaB has protein sequence MSELSHVDREGRARMVDVSAKADTARIAVAAGELRTTAEVVKLVRADDMPKADVLTTARLAGINGAKKTSELIPLCHQLALSSVKISFGFTEDSITIEASAKTKGPTGVEMEALTAVAVAGLTLHDMVKAVDPAATLNGVRLLTKDGGKHGHWVRPEASGADASPAPAEAHPEPHMRAESRVPAAAANSAAAERHSQHPGERHAHHAAHQAETVHAYGAGRAAVVLVASTGAAAGTRVDTTGPKLAEWLGGLGFSVRGPLVYADADIAYGLSEALAGEPAFVVTTGGTGASPTDATPEATLAVLDRELPGVAESIRQRGTAKFPLAALSRGVAGLAGRTVVVNLPGSPGGVQDGIAVLEPLLDHLLAQVAGGGNHE, from the coding sequence ATGAGTGAGTTGTCGCATGTCGACCGGGAAGGGCGCGCCCGCATGGTCGATGTGAGCGCCAAGGCCGACACGGCGCGCATCGCTGTCGCCGCCGGGGAACTGCGGACCACCGCCGAGGTGGTGAAGTTGGTGCGGGCCGACGATATGCCCAAGGCCGATGTGCTGACCACGGCGCGGCTGGCCGGGATCAATGGGGCCAAGAAGACTTCCGAGTTGATTCCGCTGTGTCATCAGCTGGCGTTGTCGTCGGTGAAGATCAGTTTCGGGTTCACCGAGGACAGCATCACCATCGAGGCGAGCGCGAAGACCAAGGGGCCCACCGGGGTCGAGATGGAGGCGCTCACCGCCGTGGCGGTCGCGGGGCTGACCCTGCACGACATGGTGAAGGCGGTCGATCCGGCCGCCACCCTGAATGGGGTGCGGCTGCTCACCAAAGACGGTGGGAAACACGGACATTGGGTGCGGCCCGAGGCTTCGGGCGCGGACGCTTCACCGGCACCCGCCGAAGCGCATCCCGAACCGCACATGCGCGCCGAATCGCGTGTTCCGGCCGCTGCGGCGAACAGCGCTGCGGCCGAGCGGCATTCCCAACACCCGGGCGAGCGGCATGCGCATCACGCTGCCCACCAGGCCGAGACGGTGCACGCCTACGGCGCGGGCCGGGCAGCGGTCGTGCTCGTCGCCTCCACAGGCGCCGCGGCAGGCACCCGCGTCGACACCACCGGACCGAAGCTGGCCGAATGGCTTGGCGGACTCGGGTTTTCGGTGCGCGGACCGCTGGTGTACGCCGACGCCGACATCGCGTACGGGCTCAGCGAAGCCTTGGCCGGCGAACCGGCATTCGTGGTCACCACCGGCGGGACCGGCGCCTCCCCCACCGACGCGACACCGGAAGCGACGCTGGCCGTCCTGGACCGGGAACTGCCGGGCGTGGCCGAATCCATCCGCCAGCGCGGCACCGCCAAGTTCCCCCTCGCCGCCCTCAGCCGCGGCGTGGCCGGACTGGCCGGGCGTACCGTGGTCGTCAACCTGCCCGGGTCACCCGGCGGCGTGCAGGACGGAATCGCCGTCCTGGAACCACTTCTCGACCATCTGCTGGCCCAGGTAGCCGGAGGAGGCAACCATGAGTGA
- a CDS encoding molybdenum cofactor biosynthesis protein MoaE yields MSDLLARISDQPLNPDEVEKAVSGPEHGAVVVFTGKVRNHDGGQAVSALEYSAHPQAETFLRKVCAEVAAESGLPVAAVHRIGPLTIGDLAIAVAVAAPHRAEAFTVCADLVDRIKHEVPIWKRQMFADGLSEWVNACAH; encoded by the coding sequence ATGAGTGACCTGCTGGCCCGCATCAGCGATCAGCCCCTGAACCCGGACGAGGTGGAGAAGGCCGTCAGCGGGCCCGAGCACGGTGCGGTTGTGGTGTTCACCGGTAAGGTGCGCAATCACGATGGCGGCCAGGCGGTTTCGGCGCTCGAGTATTCGGCGCATCCGCAGGCCGAAACCTTCCTGCGCAAGGTGTGCGCGGAGGTCGCCGCCGAATCCGGGCTCCCGGTCGCCGCCGTGCACCGCATCGGCCCGCTCACCATCGGTGATCTCGCCATCGCGGTGGCCGTCGCCGCCCCGCATCGCGCCGAAGCCTTCACCGTCTGCGCGGATCTCGTCGATCGCATCAAACACGAAGTGCCCATTTGGAAGCGGCAGATGTTCGCCGACGGCCTGTCCGAGTGGGTCAACGCCTGCGCGCACTGA
- a CDS encoding uracil-xanthine permease family protein — protein sequence MTSPHPVDVRLPWQRLLLFGLQHVLIMYTGCVTVPLVFGAAAKLDNSTVAMLISADLLVAGVITMVQSLGLGKFAGARLPIITGATFVAMSPMILIAKEYGLPAVWGSMLIGGIIGVALAWPFAMVVRFFPPLVTGTVLTVVGVSLIGVAGGLIVGSDPKADTFGSPSYIALAVAVLLIALVCTVLGRGVWSQLGILIALLVGVLIAIPMGLVKLDGVSQAKWLGLPDPFHFGAPQFPITAVVAMSIVMAVVFAESTASMLAIGQITGKQVERADIARGLVGDGLSAVLGGIFNSFVDTVFNQNVGAVANTRVYSRYVTAVSGAMLIILGAVPRFGAIVAAVPKPVVGGVGLVLFATIAVIGIDTLRRADLDDRVNLTIVAVAIGVGLIPVLTKGMFDKFPSSAEILLNSGITLAAATAFLLNLLFNHSKLGEIARAALPSTATDSEPQDPITA from the coding sequence ATGACCTCGCCCCATCCCGTCGACGTCCGACTGCCGTGGCAGCGGCTGCTGCTGTTCGGCCTGCAGCATGTGCTGATCATGTACACCGGATGTGTCACCGTGCCACTGGTGTTCGGTGCGGCCGCCAAGCTGGACAATTCCACCGTTGCCATGTTGATCAGCGCGGACCTGCTGGTCGCGGGCGTGATCACCATGGTGCAGAGCCTGGGGCTCGGGAAGTTCGCGGGTGCGCGGCTGCCCATCATCACCGGTGCGACGTTCGTGGCCATGAGCCCGATGATTCTGATCGCCAAGGAGTACGGGCTGCCCGCGGTGTGGGGGTCCATGCTGATCGGCGGCATTATCGGCGTGGCCTTGGCGTGGCCGTTCGCCATGGTGGTGCGGTTCTTCCCGCCGTTGGTCACCGGGACCGTGCTGACCGTCGTCGGCGTCTCGCTGATCGGCGTGGCGGGCGGTCTGATCGTGGGCAGCGACCCGAAGGCCGACACCTTCGGCTCACCGTCCTATATCGCGCTGGCCGTGGCGGTCCTGCTGATCGCCCTCGTATGCACGGTGCTCGGGCGCGGCGTGTGGTCGCAGCTGGGCATTCTCATCGCGCTCCTCGTCGGCGTACTGATCGCCATTCCCATGGGATTGGTGAAACTGGACGGCGTTTCGCAGGCGAAGTGGCTGGGCCTGCCGGATCCCTTCCACTTCGGCGCACCCCAGTTCCCGATCACCGCCGTGGTCGCCATGAGCATCGTCATGGCCGTCGTCTTCGCCGAATCCACCGCGAGCATGCTGGCCATCGGCCAGATCACCGGCAAGCAGGTGGAACGCGCCGACATCGCCCGCGGCCTGGTCGGCGACGGCCTCTCGGCCGTCCTCGGCGGCATCTTCAACTCGTTCGTGGACACCGTCTTCAACCAGAATGTCGGCGCGGTGGCCAACACTCGCGTCTACAGCCGCTATGTGACGGCCGTGAGCGGCGCCATGTTGATCATCCTCGGCGCCGTTCCCCGCTTCGGAGCGATCGTGGCCGCCGTCCCGAAACCCGTTGTGGGAGGCGTGGGTCTGGTCCTGTTCGCCACCATCGCCGTGATCGGCATCGACACCCTGCGCCGCGCCGACCTCGACGACCGCGTGAATCTGACCATCGTGGCGGTGGCCATCGGCGTGGGCCTGATCCCCGTCCTCACCAAGGGCATGTTCGACAAGTTCCCGTCCTCGGCCGAGATCCTGCTCAACAGCGGCATCACCCTCGCCGCCGCCACCGCGTTCCTGCTGAATCTGCTCTTCAACCACTCGAAGCTGGGCGAAATCGCCCGTGCCGCACTACCGTCCACGGCAACGGACTCCGAACCACAGGATCCGATCACCGCGTGA
- the pucL gene encoding factor-independent urate hydroxylase, producing the protein MTESTGKIVLGPHQYGKAENRVVRIYRDTDRHEIRDLNVSTCLRGAFDDAHTIGDQHAVLPTDTQKQTAYAYAKTHGDGSIEDYGLALARHFVDDIEPVDSARVEIEEYAWQRVPVAGVGHAHTWTRTGPEVRTAAITVQGTGPARREWVIGGVKDLVILKSTGSEFAGFLTDDFTVLEPAHDRVLATSLVARWRFTAAPGDWNATYDSIRATLAETFATLHSKALQQTLYEMARAALESHPVLAEIRLSAPNKHHFAYDLTRFGIANNNEVFHAADRPYGLIQASALREDAPDPGIAWDPYTGAV; encoded by the coding sequence ATGACCGAATCCACCGGCAAGATCGTGCTCGGCCCGCACCAGTACGGCAAGGCCGAGAACCGGGTGGTGCGCATCTACCGCGACACCGACCGCCACGAGATCCGCGACCTCAACGTATCCACCTGTCTGCGTGGCGCTTTCGACGACGCGCACACGATCGGTGACCAGCACGCCGTCCTTCCCACCGACACCCAGAAGCAGACCGCCTACGCCTACGCCAAAACCCACGGCGACGGCAGCATCGAAGACTACGGGCTGGCGCTGGCCCGCCACTTCGTCGACGACATCGAGCCGGTGGATTCGGCCCGCGTCGAGATCGAAGAGTATGCGTGGCAGCGAGTTCCGGTCGCCGGGGTGGGGCACGCCCACACCTGGACCCGCACCGGGCCCGAAGTGCGCACCGCCGCCATCACCGTTCAGGGCACCGGCCCCGCTCGCCGCGAATGGGTGATCGGCGGCGTGAAGGACCTGGTGATCCTCAAATCCACCGGCTCCGAATTCGCCGGCTTCCTGACCGACGACTTCACCGTCCTGGAACCGGCCCATGACCGCGTCCTGGCCACCAGCCTGGTCGCCCGCTGGCGCTTCACCGCCGCACCCGGCGACTGGAACGCCACCTACGACAGCATCCGCGCCACGCTGGCGGAAACCTTCGCCACCCTCCACTCCAAAGCCCTCCAGCAAACCCTCTACGAAATGGCCCGCGCCGCCCTCGAATCCCACCCGGTTCTGGCCGAGATCCGCCTCTCCGCTCCCAACAAACATCACTTCGCCTACGACCTGACCCGGTTCGGCATAGCCAACAACAACGAGGTCTTCCATGCCGCCGACCGCCCCTACGGCCTCATCCAGGCCAGTGCCCTCCGCGAGGACGCCCCCGACCCCGGAATCGCCTGGGACCCTTACACCGGCGCGGTCTGA
- a CDS encoding helix-turn-helix domain-containing protein: MRVRDILEAPQLRMRLLHGDPTALDRPVARVCATDMPDPRPFVTAGALVCTGLVWRSDAPDSDRYVGMLARAGAAGVVAGQALHGHVPDDVVAACERHQLPLLSAPQSVPFSRIIEYLADRAADRRWQRVQSGLDRQRRLLAAVAAGADIAELLTEVAAEQEVSAWILTATGRVVAGTAPLSELDIDRIVTTALTAPMLPAVTGGATRIHQIGHGDRITAWYLAIRPAGNDSGLYGPDLAAVLELYRQRDADRLRLSWELAGNASALFARHSGPAVVAVVCDLHIDTSIGPGPLAGAYGQDAIRSVLHDVLAVATSATPFGSASDRRLTHPESASPGVDVATVEATPHEISDAAGRMLGAAARQVSTALDREGRIVAVVGGTQAGVATELRTRIGRLVSALDGIRIAIGVSAPQPGEALQGAVAAAGAAATAARDGESAVTVRAADIDSAIGLFAAVPGALQHRFAQRVLGPVVEYDARTGAGLLPTLEVFLACEGSWRQAAERMHLHLNTVRYRIGRIEELTGRDLGRLDDRLDLYLAMRTLSGPTASGQGPDDFGNPRRA, from the coding sequence ATGCGAGTGCGCGACATTCTCGAAGCGCCACAGTTGCGCATGCGCCTGCTGCACGGCGACCCGACCGCCCTGGACCGCCCGGTGGCCCGCGTCTGCGCCACCGACATGCCCGACCCCCGCCCCTTCGTGACCGCGGGCGCCCTGGTCTGCACCGGCCTGGTCTGGCGGAGCGACGCCCCCGACTCGGACCGCTATGTCGGGATGCTGGCCCGCGCCGGTGCGGCGGGAGTGGTCGCCGGCCAGGCCCTGCACGGCCATGTCCCCGACGATGTGGTGGCGGCATGCGAACGTCACCAGCTTCCCCTCCTCTCCGCCCCACAGAGTGTTCCCTTCAGCCGCATCATCGAATACCTCGCCGACCGCGCCGCCGACAGACGCTGGCAGCGAGTGCAATCCGGCCTGGACCGCCAACGCCGCCTGCTGGCGGCCGTCGCCGCCGGAGCAGACATTGCCGAACTGCTCACCGAAGTCGCTGCGGAGCAAGAGGTTTCGGCTTGGATCCTCACCGCGACCGGTCGGGTGGTCGCGGGCACCGCCCCGCTGTCCGAACTCGACATCGACCGTATCGTCACCACCGCCCTGACCGCCCCCATGCTCCCCGCCGTGACCGGAGGCGCGACACGCATCCACCAGATCGGCCACGGCGACCGAATCACGGCCTGGTACTTGGCAATTCGACCAGCCGGCAATGACTCCGGCCTGTACGGCCCGGACCTGGCCGCGGTCCTGGAGCTGTACCGGCAGCGCGACGCCGACCGGCTGCGCCTGAGCTGGGAACTCGCCGGCAACGCGTCGGCACTGTTCGCCCGCCACAGCGGCCCAGCGGTGGTCGCCGTCGTTTGCGACCTGCACATCGACACCTCAATCGGACCGGGCCCGCTGGCGGGCGCATACGGTCAGGATGCGATCCGCTCGGTCCTGCACGACGTCCTCGCTGTGGCCACATCCGCCACCCCGTTCGGCAGCGCCTCGGACCGGCGCCTCACCCACCCGGAATCCGCAAGTCCAGGTGTCGATGTCGCGACAGTCGAGGCCACCCCGCACGAGATCTCCGATGCTGCCGGCCGCATGCTCGGAGCTGCCGCGCGGCAGGTGTCGACAGCGCTGGATCGTGAGGGTCGAATCGTGGCGGTGGTCGGCGGGACGCAGGCGGGAGTCGCGACCGAACTCCGCACGCGCATAGGGAGATTGGTCTCCGCTCTCGACGGAATCCGGATCGCGATCGGGGTGAGCGCGCCACAGCCCGGCGAAGCTCTGCAGGGGGCCGTCGCCGCCGCGGGCGCCGCCGCCACCGCCGCCCGGGACGGCGAATCCGCGGTGACCGTGCGGGCCGCCGACATCGATTCTGCGATAGGACTTTTCGCGGCGGTACCCGGCGCATTACAGCACCGGTTCGCCCAGCGGGTACTCGGCCCTGTAGTGGAGTACGACGCGCGCACGGGTGCCGGGCTGCTGCCGACCCTCGAGGTCTTCCTGGCCTGCGAAGGCTCCTGGCGCCAAGCCGCCGAACGAATGCACCTGCACCTCAACACCGTCCGCTACCGCATAGGCCGCATCGAAGAACTCACCGGCCGCGACCTGGGCCGCCTCGACGACCGCCTCGACCTGTATCTGGCGATGCGCACGTTGAGCGGTCCGACCGCCTCGGGGCAGGGGCCAGACGATTTCGGGAATCCTCGCCGCGCATGA
- a CDS encoding CobW family GTP-binding protein, which produces MGRRIPVLVVAGFLGAGKTTLLNHLLRNNRGIRIGVVVNDFGAVNIDAMLVAGQVDAMVSLGNGCVCCAVDVGELDALFDQLAQPKAKIDVIVVEASGLAEPRNLIRMIVNSENPRITYGGLIEVVDAEHFEESRAQHPELATHLRMADLVMVNKADRVTPEALDTLRDEIGALAFPAAVYATAHGRIDPGLLFDAPRRAASKPRVGEQLSLDELLFAETEAHDDHEHDAHCDHHHLHDEYQSLSFTSDTDLNPRALIAVFEDPPPGLFRAKGTLAFATPDDQRKFVLHMVGRHIVVEPVPWPRHEPRTSSLVLIGAGLDTDIALERLRATVHTGPEPLGEQELLPVWRYVTAHDHADTPA; this is translated from the coding sequence ATGGGTCGGCGGATTCCTGTTCTGGTGGTTGCGGGGTTCTTGGGGGCGGGGAAGACGACGCTGCTCAATCACCTGTTGCGGAACAATCGGGGGATTCGGATCGGGGTGGTGGTCAACGACTTCGGGGCCGTGAACATCGACGCCATGCTGGTGGCCGGGCAGGTGGACGCCATGGTGTCGCTGGGGAACGGGTGCGTGTGCTGCGCCGTGGATGTGGGTGAGCTGGATGCGCTGTTCGATCAGCTGGCGCAGCCGAAGGCCAAGATCGATGTGATCGTGGTGGAGGCCAGTGGGCTCGCCGAACCGCGCAATCTGATTCGGATGATCGTGAACAGCGAGAATCCGCGGATCACGTACGGCGGGCTGATCGAGGTCGTCGACGCGGAACATTTCGAGGAGAGCCGCGCGCAGCATCCCGAACTCGCCACGCATCTGCGGATGGCCGACCTGGTGATGGTGAACAAGGCCGACCGGGTCACACCGGAGGCGCTGGACACCCTGCGCGACGAGATCGGCGCACTGGCCTTCCCCGCAGCGGTGTACGCGACCGCACACGGGCGGATCGACCCGGGCCTGCTGTTCGACGCCCCGCGCCGAGCGGCGAGCAAACCTCGTGTGGGAGAACAGCTCAGCCTCGACGAACTGCTCTTCGCCGAGACCGAAGCGCACGACGACCATGAACACGACGCCCACTGCGACCACCACCATCTGCACGACGAGTACCAGAGCCTGTCCTTCACCAGCGACACCGATCTCAACCCGCGCGCACTCATCGCCGTCTTCGAAGACCCCCCACCCGGCCTGTTCCGCGCCAAGGGCACACTGGCCTTCGCCACCCCCGACGATCAGCGAAAGTTCGTGCTGCACATGGTCGGCCGCCACATCGTGGTGGAACCCGTACCGTGGCCGCGCCACGAACCGCGCACCAGCAGCCTGGTCCTCATCGGCGCGGGCCTGGACACCGACATCGCCCTGGAACGCCTCCGAGCCACCGTCCACACCGGCCCCGAACCCCTGGGCGAACAGGAACTCCTGCCGGTCTGGCGCTACGTCACCGCGCATGACCACGCCGACACACCAGCTTGA
- a CDS encoding DNA-processing protein DprA yields the protein MTRSNGRDPDPATSGMMPWDDRDRAALVAMMRQKPKNAEWSELTERITDRGSARLLWEDEFPADLFGDDDAAIVLRRSAEDVEAWKSTPFQMHTFMDDSYPEQLRSVRRMPPLVFTQGRLTPGEIGVCVVGSRDVSAAGLSFARSVAQGLVAQELTVIAGLAKGIDTAAHQATLDAGGRTVAVLGNGLKRVYPQENRALQAKIAQHGMLLTHYLPEYSPTRWSFPARNVTMSAYGTATVIVEAGEKSGTRIQAREAVAHGRPVILNDTVVRSTDWGRRLQNEPGVYVATSPEEAVGHVMTILKHRLTVTKLLRSCR from the coding sequence ATGACACGTTCAAACGGCCGCGATCCAGATCCCGCTACGAGCGGCATGATGCCCTGGGATGATCGCGACCGAGCCGCACTGGTGGCGATGATGCGGCAGAAACCGAAGAATGCCGAATGGTCGGAACTAACCGAACGCATCACGGATCGGGGGAGCGCCCGCCTGCTCTGGGAAGACGAGTTTCCCGCAGATCTGTTCGGTGATGACGACGCCGCAATAGTTCTACGTCGGTCGGCCGAAGATGTCGAGGCATGGAAGTCAACACCGTTCCAGATGCACACCTTCATGGACGACTCCTACCCGGAGCAATTGCGTTCGGTTCGCAGAATGCCCCCACTCGTATTCACCCAGGGGCGACTCACTCCGGGCGAGATCGGTGTCTGCGTCGTCGGGTCGCGGGATGTCTCCGCTGCGGGGCTCTCGTTCGCTCGTTCGGTCGCCCAGGGCCTGGTGGCCCAAGAGTTGACCGTTATCGCCGGGCTCGCAAAGGGAATTGACACTGCCGCACATCAGGCAACCCTGGATGCAGGCGGACGGACAGTGGCAGTCCTTGGGAACGGGCTCAAACGCGTTTACCCACAAGAGAATCGAGCGCTGCAAGCCAAAATCGCCCAGCATGGCATGCTTCTAACGCACTACCTTCCCGAGTATTCGCCAACTCGCTGGTCATTCCCCGCTCGTAATGTGACGATGAGCGCATACGGAACGGCCACCGTCATCGTCGAGGCAGGAGAGAAAAGCGGCACAAGGATTCAAGCGCGCGAAGCGGTTGCACACGGTCGCCCGGTCATCCTGAACGATACGGTCGTTCGATCGACGGATTGGGGACGCAGGCTCCAGAACGAGCCGGGCGTGTACGTTGCCACATCTCCAGAGGAAGCAGTGGGGCATGTCATGACGATTCTTAAGCACCGCCTGACGGTGACGAAGCTGTTGCGCTCCTGCCGATGA
- a CDS encoding phosphoribosyltransferase has translation MIPADLQLIRAVVRERVGGFFCNTYVPGTAGVCVVCRGPAAEQDLCNICQGHRATFGNQLADRTILLTYALGNYPDGPHQSAHVVRAYKGYKGTHPVRQCQQDLELMVSVAVGLHGGCLDNTPTGSWDSLTFVPSLERPGRSHPVTSLANAALAGDPIAVMAGRTPQGSLEKFLLEPGPGANVKRRMVPDRYRVPDMWRSAVAGKNVLIVDDTWTTGASAQGAAVAVKQAGASSATVLCVDRWLRCDWSDHQALINSLSGSYDALRCPMHGRMCLPGTGFTVITD, from the coding sequence ATGATTCCGGCTGACCTCCAACTGATCCGAGCGGTTGTCCGCGAACGAGTCGGCGGCTTCTTCTGCAATACCTACGTACCGGGGACGGCCGGAGTATGCGTAGTCTGCAGAGGGCCTGCTGCCGAGCAGGATCTGTGCAACATATGCCAGGGCCACCGCGCAACGTTCGGAAATCAACTGGCAGACAGAACCATCCTGCTGACATATGCACTCGGCAACTACCCTGATGGCCCGCACCAGTCCGCACACGTGGTGCGGGCATACAAGGGTTACAAAGGAACCCATCCTGTTCGGCAATGCCAGCAGGATCTCGAACTGATGGTGTCGGTCGCTGTCGGTCTGCATGGCGGATGCCTCGACAATACCCCGACCGGATCGTGGGATTCACTGACATTTGTTCCATCGCTGGAGCGGCCGGGCAGAAGTCATCCCGTCACGAGCCTGGCCAACGCGGCTCTGGCCGGCGATCCGATAGCTGTAATGGCCGGGAGAACACCACAGGGATCGCTGGAGAAGTTTCTCCTGGAGCCAGGTCCAGGAGCGAACGTCAAGCGCCGAATGGTCCCCGACCGCTACCGAGTTCCCGACATGTGGCGATCAGCCGTTGCCGGAAAGAACGTGCTGATCGTCGATGACACATGGACAACCGGTGCGAGCGCGCAGGGAGCAGCGGTGGCTGTCAAACAAGCAGGTGCCAGCAGCGCTACGGTGCTGTGTGTCGATCGCTGGCTGCGGTGCGACTGGTCTGATCACCAGGCACTGATCAACTCGCTGAGCGGTAGCTATGACGCACTGCGATGTCCGATGCATGGGCGAATGTGTCTACCCGGCACCGGATTCACGGTGATCACAGACTGA
- a CDS encoding TetR/AcrR family transcriptional regulator, translating to MPTGVAIQDPRQQLFDAAERILLRDGPAALTSRAVTTEAGCAKGVLHRHFTDFDGFLVELVLDRIAQVDDLAVTLLESAGAGTVLGNLTAALNSVFDGVAVAVIGLIIFRDELRTRLRADRPTGIPLMTEMTAMIAGYLEAEREAGRVAADAEVEILAPTLIGAAHLLFADRCSPAPDKAAVRGVVVTVIGSALT from the coding sequence ATGCCGACAGGCGTGGCGATTCAGGATCCGCGACAGCAGCTGTTCGATGCCGCGGAGCGAATCCTGTTGCGGGACGGGCCCGCCGCGCTCACCAGCCGCGCGGTGACCACCGAAGCGGGGTGCGCCAAGGGCGTATTGCACCGGCATTTCACCGATTTCGACGGCTTTCTGGTCGAACTGGTGCTGGACCGCATCGCCCAGGTCGATGATCTGGCCGTCACCCTGTTGGAATCCGCCGGAGCGGGAACAGTTCTCGGCAATCTCACCGCGGCACTGAATTCGGTCTTCGACGGCGTCGCCGTAGCGGTGATCGGGCTCATCATCTTCCGCGACGAACTGCGCACCCGCCTGCGCGCCGACCGCCCCACCGGCATCCCGCTCATGACCGAGATGACAGCCATGATCGCCGGCTACCTCGAGGCCGAGCGCGAGGCCGGCCGTGTCGCCGCCGACGCCGAGGTGGAAATACTCGCACCGACCCTGATAGGCGCAGCACACCTACTGTTCGCCGACCGGTGCAGCCCAGCGCCGGACAAGGCGGCCGTCCGCGGTGTCGTGGTCACCGTCATCGGATCCGCCCTGACGTAG
- a CDS encoding class I SAM-dependent methyltransferase, translated as MPTLPPGDRPDSPADTHKARQMAESFGVDAARYDRTRPRYPDAMVQRIMAASPGRSVLDVGCGTGIAARQFQAAGCTVLGVEPDSRMADFAGRRGLEVEVGTFENWKPAGRTFDAVVAGQTWHWVDPVAGAAQAARALRPGGRLAVFWNADEPPAELTDALATVYRRLMPGFPATGMPSPVDAYSSMCDKAAEGIDTAGGFTAPERWTFDADCHYTCAEYLDMMPTQGLFTRLPAPVLAEILAEVGAAIDELGGGFTLRRRTVVVTATRA; from the coding sequence ATGCCCACTCTACCTCCGGGCGATCGGCCCGACTCCCCTGCCGATACGCATAAGGCAAGGCAGATGGCCGAATCCTTCGGTGTGGACGCCGCCCGCTACGACCGCACCCGCCCGCGCTATCCGGACGCCATGGTGCAGCGCATCATGGCGGCGAGTCCGGGCCGCAGCGTCCTCGATGTCGGCTGCGGAACCGGCATCGCCGCCCGCCAATTCCAGGCGGCGGGCTGTACCGTCCTCGGCGTCGAACCCGATTCGCGCATGGCCGATTTCGCCGGGCGGCGCGGACTCGAGGTGGAGGTCGGCACTTTCGAGAACTGGAAGCCCGCGGGCCGCACCTTCGATGCCGTGGTGGCCGGGCAAACCTGGCACTGGGTCGACCCCGTCGCGGGCGCCGCCCAGGCCGCGCGGGCGCTGCGACCCGGCGGCCGGCTCGCGGTCTTCTGGAACGCGGACGAACCACCGGCGGAACTCACCGACGCGCTCGCCACCGTCTATCGCAGGCTCATGCCCGGCTTCCCCGCCACGGGCATGCCCTCCCCCGTGGACGCCTATTCGAGCATGTGCGACAAGGCCGCCGAGGGGATCGACACCGCCGGTGGCTTCACCGCCCCGGAGCGGTGGACCTTCGATGCCGATTGCCACTACACCTGCGCCGAATACCTGGACATGATGCCCACCCAGGGCTTGTTCACCCGGCTGCCCGCACCGGTCCTGGCGGAGATCCTCGCCGAGGTCGGAGCCGCCATCGATGAACTGGGCGGCGGGTTCACCCTGCGCCGCCGGACCGTCGTGGTCACCGCCACTCGTGCCTGA
- a CDS encoding PPOX class F420-dependent oxidoreductase produces MAVFDDRVRELLDGKNFAVVATLDANGAPHTSVVWIGREDDTVVFSSTVGRKKVRNLIRDGRVSLTVWDAANPYHTVDVVGVAQIEPDPAKDLPKRLSHKYLEQDPPLEEAGVERVIVRVIPSKVTGFSV; encoded by the coding sequence GTGGCCGTATTCGACGATCGTGTCCGAGAACTGCTGGACGGCAAGAACTTCGCCGTCGTCGCCACCCTCGACGCGAACGGGGCGCCGCACACCTCGGTGGTGTGGATCGGGCGGGAGGACGACACGGTGGTGTTCTCCAGCACCGTGGGACGCAAGAAGGTGCGCAACCTGATTCGCGACGGGCGGGTCAGCCTGACGGTGTGGGACGCGGCCAACCCGTATCACACGGTCGATGTCGTCGGGGTCGCGCAGATCGAGCCGGATCCGGCGAAGGACCTGCCGAAACGGTTGTCGCACAAGTATCTCGAGCAGGATCCGCCGCTGGAGGAAGCCGGGGTCGAGCGGGTGATCGTGCGCGTGATTCCGAGTAAGGTCACCGGGTTCTCGGTCTGA